In the Constrictibacter sp. MBR-5 genome, one interval contains:
- a CDS encoding ABC transporter substrate-binding protein, with product MDIKRRDLFKFAGTAAMGAGVLPFLKVLPASAKAGDTIVVAVGGSINSLDLHRPGTNRPGYSASWIIYDRLLTFGTKTLPDGSLSYDYDTLKGELAESWTVAPDGMSIDFKLKPNAKFWDGTKVTAADVKWSFDRALALGGFPKTQMGAGGLLDPEQFVAVDDATFRVNLKFPSKLTLPDIAVPIPLIINSKLALKHATEKDPWAAEYLHRNPAGSGAFKVDRWDQGQQIIYVRNDDWVGGTLPGVKRVVVREIPSLATRRALIEKGDIHLAFDIPAKDAKELSGSKSVAVTGTPIENCLHVLNCNLNFEPFKDKRVRQAVAWAVPYAAIFENAAYGRGNPMWGGKEASPSTIAWPQPFPYSTDYDKAKDLLAQTDFKDGFEVPLSFDIGTAQWGEPTALLIQEGLAKIGIKATIDKVPGANWRTIALIEKKLPLHLDNFGGWLNTPDYYFYWAYVKGNLFNSSNYDDAEMKQLVEDTLHAQATNPDYAPKIKRMIEKAFEDVPRIPLWQPSLDAAMSRQLTGYQYWFHRQLDVRQLGLGSA from the coding sequence GGGCGATACGATCGTCGTGGCCGTCGGGGGGTCGATCAACAGTCTGGACCTGCACCGGCCGGGCACCAACCGCCCCGGCTACTCCGCGAGTTGGATCATCTACGACCGCCTGCTGACCTTCGGCACGAAGACCCTGCCGGACGGCAGCCTGTCCTATGACTACGACACGCTGAAGGGCGAACTCGCCGAGAGCTGGACGGTCGCGCCCGACGGCATGAGCATCGACTTCAAGCTGAAGCCGAACGCGAAGTTCTGGGACGGCACGAAGGTGACCGCCGCCGACGTGAAGTGGTCGTTCGATCGCGCGCTGGCGCTGGGCGGCTTCCCGAAGACGCAGATGGGCGCCGGCGGCCTGCTCGATCCCGAACAGTTCGTCGCGGTCGACGACGCGACCTTCCGGGTGAACCTGAAATTCCCGTCGAAGCTGACCCTGCCCGACATCGCGGTCCCGATCCCGCTGATCATCAACAGCAAGCTGGCCCTGAAGCACGCGACCGAAAAGGACCCGTGGGCGGCCGAGTATCTGCACCGCAATCCGGCCGGCTCCGGCGCCTTCAAGGTCGACCGCTGGGACCAGGGGCAGCAGATCATCTATGTCCGCAACGACGACTGGGTCGGCGGCACCCTGCCCGGCGTGAAGCGCGTCGTCGTCCGGGAGATCCCGTCGCTGGCGACCCGGCGCGCGCTGATCGAGAAGGGCGACATCCACCTCGCCTTCGACATCCCGGCCAAGGACGCCAAGGAACTGTCGGGCAGCAAGTCCGTCGCCGTCACCGGCACGCCCATCGAGAACTGCCTGCACGTCCTGAACTGCAACCTGAACTTCGAGCCGTTCAAGGACAAGCGGGTCCGGCAGGCGGTTGCATGGGCCGTCCCCTATGCGGCGATCTTCGAGAACGCCGCCTATGGTCGTGGCAATCCGATGTGGGGCGGCAAGGAGGCTTCGCCGTCGACCATCGCCTGGCCGCAGCCCTTCCCCTACTCCACCGACTACGACAAGGCGAAGGACCTGCTGGCGCAGACCGACTTCAAGGACGGCTTCGAGGTGCCGCTCTCCTTCGACATCGGCACGGCGCAGTGGGGCGAGCCGACGGCCCTGCTGATCCAGGAGGGGCTGGCGAAAATCGGCATCAAGGCGACGATCGACAAGGTCCCCGGCGCCAACTGGCGGACGATCGCCCTGATCGAGAAGAAGCTGCCGCTGCACCTCGACAACTTCGGCGGCTGGCTGAACACGCCCGACTATTACTTCTACTGGGCGTACGTGAAGGGCAACCTGTTCAACTCGTCGAACTACGACGACGCCGAGATGAAGCAGCTGGTCGAGGACACGCTGCACGCCCAGGCGACCAATCCGGACTACGCGCCGAAGATCAAGCGCATGATCGAGAAGGCGTTCGAGGACGTGCCGCGCATCCCGCTGTGGCAGCCGTCGCTCGACGCGGCGATGAGCAGGCAGCTCACCGGCTACCAGTAC